Proteins from a genomic interval of Gordonia sp. SL306:
- a CDS encoding non-ribosomal peptide synthetase — MADDLLQRKKELLRQRLAADGLGRDSGGGRVALPARPAGSTSPLASAQRRLWFVSHRDPTDTSLNVGVAYRLDGPLDAGRLRAAFDGVVARHETLRSTYELGPDGEPVVRHHAPGAVPWQEVDLAELTGRARDRRLQVLARREFGTAFDLTSQFPIRLLLARLADDEHIVMLTVHHICWDDESWSVLFDEVNSAYHAAAGSSTRPALARQYADLPSTDPELVSDDLRYWRDQLNPMPEPLALPVGTHPARVERASGCVTRALPADLSRRVEDFARASSVSPFTVHAAVTDALIHRTTGAIDFTVAVPVTDRPGDAADLIGYFGNTILTRTRLVPTDSLAVLTAAAGERLISGFAHQNAPVDAVVGAINPDRGAGGDGLAQLVSVSLSTRRQASGLALDGITATYLDELGTPNAQLPLEFAVITGDQAQIELQYDAALFADDLAAGIADAYVHLLDQALAAPDRPIRDLEILDPAAFARVLEASTGHRAHVADTTVVDLFAAAVLTRADHEAVVSDDVVLTYRQLDERSNRLAHWMLASGVETEDLVGLRLGGSVGFVVAALAVLKAGAAYLPIDPDYPSDRTQFLIDDAAPRLVLDADALAAAETEAAECPAVVPDDRIRRTPLRPDNLAYVIYTSGSTGTPKGVPVAHKAIADHLIGFGAGEVLSPDDRLVQTSSVSFDASMFEVFCTLAVGATLVIPKPRAVQYISYMADLLVRQRVTVMHMVPTLLSTLLMVPEVKQWTMLRTVPVGGEAFSGEVADSFTTTFDAALSNNYGPTEAVVAATHYPVDGPQGSSIVPIGTPNTNVTSYLLDTGLHLVPDGVVGEIYLGGSQLARGYLGRGALTASRFVADPFRPGGRLYRTGDLARRNGNGDLEFEGRADEQVKVRGYRIELGEVEAALVDHPDVAHAVAVVDAADSGARLLGYVIPEAHAGAAIDLDDVLRHARTTVPDHLVPAALAVIDEIPLTTHGKLDRAALPVITAVVRPDRAPRTPTERRVAAVYAELFGRDDITAGSSFFDLGGHSLLAARLVTTLVTEFGIEVDVRLPLDNPTVEGLAAAVNTAVREEFGIELDELGDLDDVEADLPSTVGGTSSVSTGRPPLEHVERPEPVPLSFSQLAMWFQHRFEGPGAAGNIPLALRVDGPLDVAALGAALCDVVDRHESLRTTFVERDGLPTALVGERLEIDLPVVAVGGAEERAAALTAAREHVFDLAAGPLLTPMLLRENETTHVLSLVIHHMVIDHWSTDVLISDLVAAYRARAAGTRPEFAAPTLTYTDYALWQHQVFPVGADTAEGAGGPADFGRRQIDHWRTALAGQPDEITVTPDRPRPQALTKAGVLADLSVTPAARQRLRRVADDSGATEFMTVTAALTGLLSRLGGGDDIAVGTPVAGRVDPGTDDLIGLYANMVVLRTRTDGAPTVRELLARSRDAVLGAFANQDVPIERLVEAINPRRTRSRNPLFQSMIHFRDRDQNAWGRPLDAEGRTTVTLLPVEQDTSFLDLNAILTVTEDGGLEGRVVGSADLYDQETIDGIAAAFAAMLESFGAGPDTALTEISLPALPGVLTADQHGDDPAALARLIVAERPRRVHAAPRTLAALQHTGSTDLGSVREWIVTEAGAGSSLAESLAALSPGSRLTDPYGQVAPAVVAMAQTAGGGAQTPTEERLIGILADLLGVDGLGRDDNFFAVGGDSVISIQWSARAAAEGLPLAPQQIFDHYTIAELAAAVDAAEDQETDGGGIDDAEAAPMSASGLSDDMLQSLGTAWKSQR; from the coding sequence ATGGCTGACGACCTCTTGCAGCGAAAGAAAGAGTTGCTGCGACAGCGACTCGCGGCCGACGGACTCGGGCGGGACTCCGGCGGGGGACGTGTCGCCCTTCCGGCCCGGCCTGCGGGGTCGACCTCCCCGTTGGCGTCCGCGCAACGTCGACTCTGGTTCGTGTCCCACCGCGATCCCACCGATACATCGCTGAACGTCGGTGTCGCGTATCGCCTCGACGGTCCGCTGGATGCCGGGCGTCTGCGCGCGGCATTCGACGGCGTGGTTGCCCGGCACGAAACGCTGCGCTCCACTTACGAACTGGGGCCAGACGGTGAACCCGTGGTGCGTCATCACGCGCCCGGTGCCGTGCCGTGGCAGGAGGTCGACCTCGCCGAGCTGACCGGGCGGGCCCGTGACCGGCGGTTGCAGGTCCTCGCGCGGCGTGAGTTCGGCACGGCCTTCGACCTCACGTCGCAGTTTCCCATCAGGTTGCTGCTGGCCCGCCTCGCGGACGACGAACACATCGTGATGCTCACCGTGCATCACATCTGCTGGGACGACGAATCCTGGTCCGTCCTGTTCGACGAGGTGAACTCGGCCTACCACGCAGCCGCCGGGTCGTCGACACGGCCTGCGCTCGCACGACAATATGCGGACCTACCATCCACCGACCCCGAGTTGGTGTCCGACGATCTGCGCTACTGGCGCGACCAGCTGAACCCGATGCCGGAGCCCCTCGCCCTGCCGGTCGGTACGCATCCCGCCCGGGTGGAACGGGCGAGCGGATGTGTGACCCGGGCGCTGCCTGCCGACCTGAGCCGCCGGGTGGAGGATTTCGCCCGAGCGTCGTCGGTGAGCCCGTTCACGGTCCACGCCGCCGTCACCGATGCGCTGATCCACCGGACCACCGGGGCGATCGATTTCACCGTCGCGGTACCGGTCACCGATCGTCCCGGCGACGCCGCGGACCTGATCGGCTACTTCGGCAACACCATTCTGACCCGGACCCGCCTCGTGCCGACCGACTCGCTGGCCGTTCTGACGGCGGCCGCGGGTGAGCGTCTCATCAGTGGCTTTGCGCACCAGAACGCGCCGGTGGATGCCGTGGTCGGAGCGATCAACCCGGACCGCGGGGCGGGCGGTGACGGCCTGGCGCAACTCGTGTCGGTGAGCTTGAGTACCCGGCGTCAGGCGAGTGGACTCGCCCTCGACGGCATCACCGCGACCTACCTCGACGAGCTCGGCACACCGAACGCCCAGCTGCCGCTCGAGTTCGCCGTCATCACCGGTGACCAGGCGCAGATCGAACTGCAGTACGACGCGGCCCTGTTCGCCGACGACCTCGCAGCGGGGATCGCGGACGCCTATGTCCACCTGCTGGACCAGGCCCTCGCGGCACCGGACCGGCCGATCCGTGACCTCGAGATACTCGACCCTGCCGCGTTTGCCCGCGTGTTGGAGGCATCGACCGGGCATCGCGCGCACGTTGCGGACACCACGGTCGTGGACCTGTTCGCCGCTGCGGTGCTGACTCGCGCCGACCACGAGGCGGTGGTCTCCGATGACGTGGTGCTGACCTATCGACAGCTCGACGAACGATCGAACCGGTTGGCCCACTGGATGCTCGCATCGGGCGTCGAGACCGAGGACCTGGTCGGTCTGCGTCTCGGCGGGTCGGTGGGATTCGTGGTGGCGGCGCTGGCCGTGCTCAAGGCAGGTGCCGCCTATCTGCCGATCGACCCGGATTACCCCAGCGATCGCACGCAGTTCCTCATCGACGACGCCGCGCCACGTCTTGTCCTCGACGCCGACGCACTGGCCGCTGCCGAGACCGAAGCCGCAGAGTGCCCCGCGGTCGTACCGGATGACCGGATTCGTCGGACCCCGCTGCGGCCGGACAATCTCGCGTACGTCATCTACACCTCCGGCTCCACGGGTACCCCCAAGGGGGTTCCGGTGGCGCACAAGGCGATCGCAGATCATCTGATCGGCTTCGGAGCCGGCGAGGTGCTCTCACCGGATGACCGGCTGGTGCAGACGTCGTCGGTGAGTTTCGATGCGTCGATGTTCGAGGTGTTCTGCACCCTGGCGGTCGGGGCAACGTTGGTTATTCCCAAACCGCGTGCAGTGCAATATATCTCGTACATGGCCGATCTGCTGGTGCGACAAAGGGTGACCGTGATGCACATGGTGCCGACCCTGCTGTCGACACTGCTGATGGTGCCCGAGGTCAAGCAGTGGACGATGCTGCGGACGGTTCCGGTCGGTGGTGAGGCGTTCTCCGGTGAGGTCGCCGACTCCTTCACCACCACATTCGACGCGGCACTGTCCAACAACTACGGGCCGACCGAGGCGGTCGTCGCCGCCACGCACTACCCCGTGGACGGGCCGCAGGGCAGTTCGATCGTGCCGATCGGCACGCCGAACACCAATGTCACGAGTTATCTGCTCGATACCGGTCTGCACCTCGTGCCCGACGGTGTGGTGGGTGAGATCTACCTGGGCGGCTCGCAGCTCGCGCGCGGGTACCTCGGGCGGGGCGCCCTGACCGCGTCCCGATTCGTCGCCGACCCGTTCAGGCCGGGTGGACGGCTCTATCGCACCGGCGATCTCGCCCGGCGCAACGGCAACGGAGATCTGGAATTCGAAGGACGCGCCGATGAGCAGGTGAAGGTGCGCGGATATCGGATCGAACTCGGTGAGGTCGAGGCGGCGCTCGTGGATCATCCGGACGTCGCGCATGCGGTCGCGGTCGTCGATGCCGCCGATTCCGGCGCACGCCTGCTCGGCTATGTGATCCCGGAGGCTCATGCCGGGGCCGCGATCGACCTGGACGACGTCCTCCGCCATGCCCGCACCACCGTGCCGGATCATCTGGTGCCCGCAGCGCTCGCGGTGATCGACGAGATCCCGCTGACCACACACGGCAAGCTCGACCGTGCCGCGCTGCCCGTCATCACCGCCGTCGTGCGGCCCGATCGAGCACCGCGCACGCCGACGGAGCGTCGTGTGGCGGCGGTCTACGCCGAGCTCTTCGGACGCGACGACATCACGGCAGGTTCCTCGTTCTTCGACCTAGGCGGCCATTCGCTGCTGGCGGCGCGGTTGGTGACGACCCTGGTCACCGAATTCGGAATCGAGGTGGATGTCCGTCTTCCGCTCGACAATCCGACGGTGGAGGGGCTGGCCGCAGCGGTGAACACCGCTGTACGCGAAGAGTTCGGCATCGAGCTCGACGAGCTCGGGGATCTCGACGATGTGGAGGCCGACCTGCCATCGACGGTTGGCGGGACGTCGTCGGTCTCCACCGGTCGGCCGCCGCTGGAACACGTCGAGCGCCCCGAACCCGTCCCGCTGTCGTTCTCGCAGCTGGCCATGTGGTTCCAGCATCGCTTCGAGGGGCCGGGCGCCGCGGGGAACATCCCGCTTGCACTCCGGGTCGACGGTCCGCTGGATGTCGCCGCGCTCGGAGCCGCACTGTGCGACGTGGTCGACCGACACGAGTCGTTGCGGACGACCTTCGTAGAGCGCGACGGGCTGCCCACGGCTCTGGTGGGTGAGCGGCTGGAGATCGATCTGCCGGTTGTCGCGGTCGGCGGCGCCGAGGAGCGCGCCGCGGCGCTGACAGCCGCGCGTGAGCACGTGTTCGATCTTGCGGCGGGTCCGTTGTTGACGCCGATGTTGTTGCGGGAGAACGAGACGACGCACGTCCTGTCGCTGGTGATCCACCACATGGTCATCGACCACTGGTCGACGGATGTGCTGATCTCCGATCTCGTGGCCGCATACCGTGCGCGCGCGGCGGGCACACGACCTGAGTTCGCAGCGCCGACGCTGACCTACACCGACTATGCCCTGTGGCAGCATCAGGTTTTCCCGGTCGGGGCCGACACCGCCGAGGGGGCAGGCGGCCCAGCCGATTTCGGGCGCAGGCAGATCGACCACTGGCGCACTGCATTGGCCGGCCAGCCGGACGAGATCACGGTCACGCCCGACCGCCCACGTCCGCAGGCCCTCACCAAAGCCGGTGTGCTGGCCGACCTGTCCGTCACGCCCGCGGCCCGGCAGCGTCTCCGGCGGGTGGCCGACGACAGCGGTGCGACCGAGTTCATGACCGTGACCGCGGCGCTCACCGGGCTGTTGAGCCGACTCGGTGGTGGCGACGACATCGCGGTGGGAACACCCGTGGCGGGGCGGGTCGATCCGGGTACCGACGATCTGATCGGCCTCTACGCGAACATGGTGGTACTGCGCACCCGCACCGACGGCGCCCCGACCGTGAGGGAACTGCTCGCCCGCAGCCGGGACGCCGTGCTGGGCGCCTTCGCAAACCAGGATGTACCGATCGAGCGGCTGGTCGAGGCGATCAACCCACGCCGCACACGATCGCGGAACCCGCTGTTCCAGAGCATGATCCACTTCCGTGATCGGGATCAGAACGCCTGGGGCCGTCCGCTGGATGCCGAGGGCAGGACCACCGTGACGTTGTTGCCGGTGGAGCAGGACACGTCGTTCCTCGACCTCAACGCGATCCTGACGGTCACCGAGGACGGGGGACTCGAGGGACGCGTGGTCGGCAGCGCGGATCTCTACGATCAGGAGACGATCGACGGGATCGCGGCGGCCTTCGCGGCGATGCTCGAATCCTTCGGTGCCGGCCCGGATACGGCCCTGACGGAGATCTCCCTGCCTGCCCTTCCGGGGGTTCTCACGGCCGACCAGCACGGCGACGACCCGGCCGCGCTTGCGCGTCTGATCGTCGCCGAACGTCCGCGCCGTGTGCACGCGGCGCCGCGGACGCTTGCTGCGTTGCAACACACCGGGTCCACCGACCTCGGGTCGGTCCGAGAATGGATCGTCACCGAGGCGGGGGCCGGTTCGTCGCTGGCCGAATCGCTTGCGGCCCTGTCCCCGGGCTCTCGTCTCACCGATCCGTACGGGCAGGTTGCGCCCGCGGTGGTGGCGATGGCGCAGACGGCCGGGGGTGGTGCGCAGACACCGACCGAGGAACGACTGATCGGCATCCTCGCCGACCTGCTCGGCGTCGACGGTCTGGGCCGGGACGACAACTTCTTCGCCGTCGGCGGGGACAGCGTCATCTCGATCCAATGGTCGGCCCGCGCGGCGGCCGAGGGACTGCCGCTGGCACCCCAGCAGATCTTCGACCACTACACGATCGCCGAACTCGCGGCTGCGGTCGATGCCGCCGAGGACCAGGAGACCGACGGTGGCGGCATCGACGACGCGGAGGCGGCGCCGATGAGTGCATCCGGCCTGAGCGACGACATGTTGCAATCACTCGGGACTGCATGGAAGTCCCAGAGGTGA
- a CDS encoding amino acid adenylation domain-containing protein, whose product MEVPEVSATPEIEDVLALSPLQEGLFVLSEMSGDGIDLYSMQFVVEITGPLDRQILRRSVDVIMERHPNLRVSLWDKDLPKPVQIVPSHVEVPWEELSATAADFDDIAAAERADRFDLRRGPSLRVKLIDLPGGRSRLLVTAHHILMDGWAIALFFQELLAIYAAGGSAQGLPPVRPYRNYIAWLAAQDGPAARAAWATYLDGVEPLMLAAPGVAATEPVRSRHELSARATERLVAWTRSAGLTVNTAVQFAWATVLGRLSDRDDVVFGTTISGRPQGLAGADEMIGLFINTVPSRVRLAAAGSAATVAADCVALQRESSRMRDQGYLGLSEIQRSAAHPSLFDTLFVFENAPIGTATEPISAPDGTRFLPLAMESLAHYPLTVVAYLLDGELVVMTEVIEDALGGIVPGDVAQRVVRVLEQMPDAADRHPDRLDVALPAERALASSAAAERKVGDAVELAPTVVDAFLAQCDRTPEATALVAGGRPYTYRELADRAIRLACELTDDGMTTEAAVAVAIPRSADSVVAILGVLIAGGAYVPIDVALPDQRVANIIGQAGIELVITDLAHRDRFAPLAKPLVLDDPETAVRIDARPVHLAPTGIRPSNAAYIIFTSGSTGEPKGVIGTHRALVSYCRDHRDQMLAPARDRLGRPLRIAHAWTFSFDASWQPLAGLLDGHAIHLFDDDEMRDAGRLVAGLSEREIDMIDTTPSMFGQLAAAGLLGDSGSGRAHLTVLALGGEAIGPALWKQLAGLPDTSVYNCYGPTETTVEAVVARISDSPSPIIGAATDRMSAHVLDSRLRPAPTGVPGELYLSGAQVTRGYQGKAALTAASFVADPDRVGERMYRTGDLVRRNARGDLLFVGRSDHQVKIRGYRIETGEIEAAMRRLAGVTNAAVVVVERAAGPALVGFAAGADLDSRRLRGELAEAIPAHMVPSRILCLPVLPMNSNGKLDSRVLAESAAESLRARSATAVADLSATATIVRSVIVDVLGSAPGADEDFFDLGLDSIVAMAAVNALRDRDLVVTPRMVLSHPTIQDLADAVDRAGDAVIASASGYGPVPALPVVEWMYEYGNYRRFTQTVLFAVPRGLPDDRLVDLLRSLIDGHDMLRSQTSADGLFTREPGTVDAAGVLMALSVDDVGPGVTEAARRANDAIDPAAGRMLSAVRLRCNETGDLLLLAIHHLAVDAVSWQVIFGDVATAGRAIDAGVTPVPQTEYSDYRRWCEYVSGRSGREDVLAQQSYWVSEVSGPDPAIGSRRPEPETDTWSSLRAAVTHTGVDTTADVLRAIDKRIGMREFLLTALTLTIATWRRRRGEDATGGAYIALEGHGREDPLAGPDVDTTRTLGWFTTVFPVRLGAGRDCDIDGVTADPRIGTELLDEIAAHIGQIPSTGLDFGVLKYLSRVPELLEAPEPQVEFNYLGRFDLHTPGAQGAAGWEPWSPITDLEINEHLPTDPEPDLPLRYTLDVVAVIRATDAGPQLVTNWRYGADLLSAAEVDVLTGLWEEAVTALAASLGSVTA is encoded by the coding sequence ATGGAAGTCCCAGAGGTGAGCGCCACACCGGAGATCGAGGACGTCCTGGCGCTGAGCCCGCTGCAGGAAGGCCTATTCGTCCTGTCCGAGATGTCGGGCGACGGGATCGACCTGTATTCGATGCAGTTCGTCGTGGAGATCACCGGCCCATTGGACCGGCAGATCTTGCGCCGCAGTGTGGATGTGATCATGGAGCGGCACCCCAACCTGCGGGTGTCGCTGTGGGACAAGGATCTCCCGAAACCGGTGCAGATCGTGCCGTCCCACGTGGAGGTGCCGTGGGAGGAACTCTCGGCCACCGCGGCGGACTTCGACGACATCGCGGCTGCCGAGCGCGCCGACCGTTTCGATCTTCGGCGCGGACCGTCGCTGCGGGTCAAGCTGATCGACCTGCCCGGGGGACGCTCCCGCCTGCTGGTGACCGCGCACCACATCCTGATGGACGGCTGGGCGATCGCGCTGTTCTTCCAGGAGCTGCTGGCCATCTATGCCGCGGGCGGGTCGGCGCAGGGCCTGCCGCCGGTACGGCCCTATCGCAATTACATCGCCTGGCTGGCAGCGCAGGACGGGCCGGCCGCGCGGGCGGCATGGGCGACGTATCTGGACGGGGTGGAACCGCTGATGCTGGCCGCGCCGGGAGTCGCCGCGACCGAGCCGGTCCGCTCCCGCCATGAGCTGTCGGCCCGGGCCACCGAACGTCTGGTCGCGTGGACGCGCTCGGCCGGGCTCACGGTCAACACCGCGGTCCAGTTCGCCTGGGCCACCGTGCTGGGCCGCCTGTCCGACCGTGACGACGTGGTGTTCGGCACTACCATCTCCGGCCGCCCGCAGGGTCTGGCCGGTGCCGACGAGATGATCGGACTCTTCATCAACACCGTGCCGTCCCGCGTCCGGCTCGCCGCCGCGGGCAGCGCCGCCACCGTCGCGGCAGATTGCGTTGCCCTGCAGCGTGAATCGAGCCGGATGCGCGATCAGGGCTACCTCGGCCTCTCCGAGATCCAGCGGTCCGCGGCGCACCCATCGCTCTTCGACACGCTGTTCGTGTTCGAGAACGCGCCGATCGGGACGGCGACCGAGCCGATCAGCGCACCGGACGGCACGCGGTTCCTCCCACTGGCGATGGAGAGTCTCGCGCACTACCCCCTCACCGTCGTCGCCTACCTGCTCGACGGTGAGCTCGTGGTGATGACCGAGGTCATCGAGGACGCACTCGGCGGTATCGTCCCCGGTGACGTGGCACAACGCGTGGTTCGGGTGCTCGAGCAGATGCCCGACGCCGCCGACCGGCACCCCGATCGACTCGATGTCGCGTTGCCCGCAGAACGTGCGCTGGCATCGTCGGCGGCCGCGGAACGGAAGGTCGGTGACGCCGTCGAACTCGCACCGACGGTGGTCGACGCCTTTCTGGCGCAGTGTGATCGCACACCCGAGGCCACCGCGCTCGTCGCCGGCGGCCGGCCCTACACCTACCGAGAGCTGGCGGACCGAGCCATCCGATTGGCCTGCGAGCTGACCGATGACGGTATGACCACGGAAGCGGCAGTGGCCGTGGCGATCCCGAGATCGGCGGATTCGGTGGTCGCAATCCTCGGGGTGTTGATCGCGGGCGGCGCGTATGTCCCGATCGATGTCGCCCTGCCGGATCAGCGCGTGGCCAACATCATCGGTCAGGCGGGTATCGAACTGGTGATCACCGATCTCGCCCACCGTGACCGGTTCGCCCCGCTCGCGAAGCCGCTGGTGCTCGACGATCCCGAGACGGCGGTACGTATCGATGCGCGGCCCGTTCACCTCGCCCCGACGGGCATCCGTCCGTCGAACGCGGCGTACATCATCTTCACGTCCGGCTCGACCGGCGAGCCCAAGGGCGTCATCGGTACCCACCGCGCGCTGGTGAGTTACTGCCGCGATCATCGTGACCAGATGCTCGCGCCTGCCCGCGATCGACTCGGCCGCCCGCTGCGCATCGCACATGCGTGGACGTTCAGCTTCGACGCCTCATGGCAGCCGCTGGCCGGTCTGCTGGACGGCCATGCCATACATCTCTTCGACGACGACGAGATGCGTGATGCCGGCCGGCTGGTGGCGGGTCTGTCGGAGCGGGAGATCGACATGATCGACACGACGCCCTCGATGTTCGGTCAGCTGGCCGCAGCGGGATTGTTGGGCGATTCCGGTTCGGGGCGTGCGCATCTCACCGTGCTGGCGCTCGGCGGTGAGGCGATCGGACCCGCGTTGTGGAAACAGCTGGCCGGTCTGCCGGATACGTCGGTGTACAACTGCTACGGACCGACTGAGACAACGGTGGAGGCGGTCGTCGCACGAATCTCGGATTCGCCGTCGCCGATCATCGGTGCCGCCACGGATCGTATGAGCGCGCACGTTCTCGACTCCCGGCTGCGTCCGGCACCGACCGGTGTGCCCGGCGAACTCTACTTGTCCGGCGCGCAGGTCACCCGTGGCTACCAGGGCAAGGCCGCGTTGACGGCGGCGAGCTTCGTCGCCGATCCCGATCGAGTCGGCGAACGGATGTACCGGACCGGAGATCTGGTACGCCGCAACGCCCGCGGTGATCTCCTGTTCGTCGGTCGCAGCGACCACCAGGTCAAGATCCGCGGTTACCGCATCGAGACGGGCGAGATCGAAGCCGCGATGCGGCGGTTGGCCGGTGTGACGAATGCCGCCGTCGTCGTGGTGGAACGGGCGGCGGGCCCGGCGCTCGTCGGTTTCGCCGCAGGTGCGGATCTCGACAGCCGTCGGCTCCGCGGTGAGCTCGCCGAGGCGATCCCCGCACACATGGTGCCTTCCCGGATCCTCTGCCTCCCGGTGTTGCCGATGAACAGCAACGGGAAACTCGACAGCCGGGTGCTGGCCGAGTCGGCCGCCGAATCGTTGCGAGCCCGCAGCGCAACGGCCGTGGCCGACCTGTCCGCCACGGCGACGATCGTACGGTCGGTGATCGTCGATGTGCTCGGGTCCGCACCCGGCGCAGACGAGGACTTCTTCGACCTGGGCCTGGACAGCATCGTGGCGATGGCCGCGGTCAACGCGCTGCGCGATCGTGATCTCGTGGTCACGCCCCGAATGGTGTTGTCGCATCCGACCATCCAGGATCTCGCCGATGCCGTCGACCGGGCCGGAGATGCCGTGATCGCCTCCGCATCGGGGTACGGGCCGGTGCCGGCGTTGCCGGTGGTCGAGTGGATGTACGAGTATGGCAACTACCGCCGCTTCACCCAGACCGTGCTGTTCGCCGTGCCGCGGGGTCTCCCGGACGACCGACTCGTCGACCTCCTCCGGTCGTTGATCGACGGTCACGACATGCTGCGATCCCAGACCTCCGCGGACGGTCTGTTCACCCGCGAACCGGGAACGGTCGATGCGGCGGGCGTGCTGATGGCTCTGTCGGTCGATGACGTCGGGCCCGGGGTCACCGAGGCGGCACGTCGGGCAAACGACGCGATCGACCCGGCGGCGGGGCGGATGCTGTCGGCGGTCCGCCTGCGCTGCAATGAAACCGGCGATCTACTGCTGCTCGCGATCCATCATCTCGCGGTCGATGCGGTGAGCTGGCAGGTGATCTTCGGTGATGTCGCGACCGCAGGCCGCGCGATCGATGCGGGTGTCACCCCGGTTCCGCAGACCGAGTACAGCGACTACCGGCGGTGGTGTGAGTACGTGTCCGGCCGAAGCGGCCGCGAGGATGTGCTTGCCCAGCAGTCCTATTGGGTGAGTGAGGTGTCCGGACCCGATCCGGCGATCGGGTCCCGCAGGCCGGAACCGGAGACCGACACCTGGTCGTCACTGCGCGCGGCGGTCACGCACACCGGGGTCGACACCACTGCGGACGTCCTGCGGGCGATCGACAAGCGCATCGGTATGCGCGAGTTCCTGCTGACCGCTCTGACACTGACAATCGCCACGTGGCGTCGTCGGCGCGGTGAGGATGCGACAGGTGGGGCCTACATCGCTCTCGAGGGGCATGGTCGGGAGGATCCGCTGGCGGGGCCCGACGTCGACACCACGCGGACGCTCGGATGGTTCACCACCGTGTTCCCCGTCCGACTGGGGGCAGGACGCGACTGCGACATCGATGGCGTGACCGCGGACCCGCGGATCGGCACCGAACTGCTGGACGAGATCGCCGCCCACATCGGGCAGATCCCGTCGACGGGGCTCGATTTCGGCGTGCTGAAGTACCTGTCCCGGGTGCCGGAACTGCTCGAGGCCCCGGAACCGCAGGTGGAGTTCAACTACCTCGGCCGATTCGATCTCCACACACCGGGCGCGCAGGGTGCGGCGGGATGGGAACCGTGGTCGCCGATCACCGACCTGGAGATCAACGAGCACCTGCCGACCGATCCCGAACCCGATCTGCCCCTGCGTTACACGCTGGACGTCGTCGCGGTGATCAGGGCGACCGACGCCGGTCCGCAGCTGGTGACCAACTGGCGCTACGGAGCCGATCTGCTCTCCGCGGCGGAGGTCGACGTGCTGACCGGGCTGTGGGAGGAGGCGGTGACTGCGCTTGCGGCGTCACTGGGAAGCGTAACGGCCTGA
- a CDS encoding ABC transporter substrate-binding protein produces MTRPLRVFFVMITVLVTTMLAVSACSAPDESDGGGAPIQVNTSKGSVTINGVPKRIVALGAQWIDVALSFGVTPVAYLDNIQILTGKPAPWSSDKLKDSTAISTDDVVAQVAKAKPDLILATSYMADGQPEMYNQISKLAPTIPGITGKQIDPWQDMVTFLGTVLRQPEKAKEITSGVDSKVDATKNELPGLNGKTYTMAYMYSNDQIQVLGDPADGATSLFSSLGMNIAPALVAGYRRSGQPRYPISTENVPLLNSDLLVITANTDQLMSSLQKLPGYRNLRSVRSGAVSRLTVAEIGGLNEPTPLSIPYLLDKMHPAMEKAAG; encoded by the coding sequence ATGACTCGTCCGTTGCGTGTTTTCTTCGTGATGATCACCGTCCTGGTGACGACGATGCTGGCAGTCAGCGCCTGTAGTGCGCCAGACGAATCCGATGGGGGCGGTGCCCCCATCCAGGTCAACACGTCCAAGGGTTCGGTCACCATCAACGGCGTGCCCAAGCGAATCGTCGCCCTCGGCGCGCAGTGGATCGACGTCGCACTCTCGTTCGGCGTCACACCGGTGGCCTATCTCGACAACATCCAGATCCTCACCGGCAAGCCCGCGCCGTGGTCGAGTGACAAGCTCAAGGATTCGACGGCGATCAGCACCGACGACGTGGTCGCCCAGGTGGCCAAGGCGAAACCGGATCTGATCCTGGCGACCTCGTACATGGCCGACGGCCAGCCCGAGATGTACAACCAGATCTCCAAACTCGCGCCGACCATCCCCGGCATCACCGGCAAGCAGATCGACCCCTGGCAGGACATGGTCACCTTCTTGGGAACCGTGTTGCGGCAGCCGGAGAAGGCCAAGGAGATCACCAGTGGCGTCGACTCGAAGGTCGATGCGACCAAGAACGAGCTCCCCGGCCTCAACGGCAAGACGTACACGATGGCCTACATGTACTCGAACGATCAGATCCAGGTCCTCGGCGATCCAGCCGACGGCGCGACCTCCCTGTTCAGCTCGCTCGGCATGAACATCGCCCCCGCTCTGGTCGCCGGCTACCGGCGCAGCGGGCAGCCGCGATACCCCATCTCCACCGAGAACGTGCCACTGCTCAATTCCGACCTGCTGGTCATCACCGCCAACACCGATCAGTTGATGTCGTCGCTGCAGAAACTGCCCGGCTACCGCAATCTGCGATCGGTGCGCAGCGGTGCCGTGAGTCGTCTGACGGTCGCCGAGATCGGCGGACTGAACGAGCCGACGCCGCTGTCCATCCCGTACCTGCTCGACAAGATGCATCCGGCGATGGAAAAGGCTGCCGGCTGA